The Spongiibacter tropicus DSM 19543 genomic interval CTGTAGCGGTGCGCGCAAGAGGTGGTGAAGACTTGGGTTCCTTGTCATTTGACGAGCTGAATCAGGTTCTCACTGACGGCGTGACTGCTCGCAGTCGTGCAAATTCGGAGAGTTAGCAATTAAACGCGATAACGGAAAAGGGCGCAGTAAACGCGCACTGATAAACCAAGATATCGAAGCCAGCGAAGTCAGACTGATTGACGCTGAAGGCAACCAGGTTGGAATCGTTCCCCTTTCTCAGGCATTGACTGCCGCACAGGAAGCGGAGTTGGATCTGGTGCAGATTGCGGACTCTGATCCGGTAGTCTGTAAAATCATGGACTACGGCAAACATGTTTTCGAGGCCAAAAAGCAGCAAGCAGCGGCCCGAAAAAACCAGGTTCGTACTCAGGTTAAGGAAATCAAATTCCGACCTGGGACGGATGACGGGGATTATCAGGTAAAACTGCGCAACCTGATACGTTTCCTCGAGCACGGGGACAAGGCCAAAGTAACGCTACGTTACCGCGGTCGTGAGATGGCCCACCAGGAACTAGGCATGCAGTTGCTGCAGCGAGTGGAAGCAGACCTCGCTGAGTACGGCGCTGTAGAGCAATATCCGAAGATGGAAGGCCGTCAATTGACAATGGTTATCGCCCCCAAAAAGAAAAAGCAGTGAGCTCATAGGGCCTGCTTGAACGATTGATACAAATGCGGAGTATCTAACGATGCCAAAAGTAAAAGTACACAGTGGGGCGGCTAAGCGCTTCAAGAAAACCGGAAGCGGCTACAAGCGTAAAAGCGCTCACAAAAGTCACATCCTGACCAAGATGACCACCAAGCGTAAGCGTCAGCTGCGTGGCACCAGTGCTGTCCATAAGTCGGACAAGGTTCTGGTCGACCGCATGCTTCGCGCTATCTGATTACCGTCATCATTTTAAGAAGGAATAGACTATGCCCCGCGTAAAACGTGGTGTGACTGCACACCGTCGTCACAAAAAAATTCTGAAACAAGCCAAGGGTTACTATGGTGCGCGCTCGCGTATCTACCGTGTTGCCAAGCAGGCGGTAATCAAAGCAGGTCAATACGCTTACCGTGACCGTCGCGTTAAGAAGCGTACTTTCCGCGCTCTGTGGATCACCCGCATCAATGCCGCCTCTCGTGCCAACGGCTTGACCTACAGCCGCCTGATCGCTGGCCTGAAAAAGGCGGAAATCGGTCTGGACCGTCGCGTACTGGCCGATCTGGCTGTGCACGACAAAGAAGCCTTTGCTGCCGTGGTAGAACGCGCGAAAACAGCTCTGGCCTAATTTCAGCCTTCCGTTTCGCGGAAGCTGAAATCGCAATCAGATAGGGAAAGGGCGTCGCTCTTTCCCTATTTTTTTTCCGGGCGGGTAACGCCCAATGATGATAACGCCTGGTACCTGAGTCGGGAGTGGGTAATGGAGAATCTTGAAGCCTTGGCCGCCGAGGCCGCAGCAAAAATTGCCGCTGCGGAGGAAGGACGAGCGCTGGAGCAACTGCGGGTTGATTACCTCGGTAAGAAGGGGCAGATCACCGAGCTGCTGAAAGGGCTGGGGAAGCTGTCTGCTGAAGAGCGGCCCGCTGCCGGTGCAGAAATAAACCGCGTTAAACAGACGCTGGCCGAGCAGATCGCCGAAAGAAAAGCGGCTCTGGAATCTGCTGCGATTGCCGCCAAACTCGCGGCAGAGACCATCGATGTCACTCTGCCGGGCAGAGGGCAGCAATTGGGCGGCTTGCACCCGGTGACGCTAACAATCGCCCGTATCAGCGAATTTTTTGGCGGTATTGGCTTCGATGTGGCTGAAGGGCCTGAGATCGAAGATGACTACCACAACTTTGAAGCGCTCAATATTCCTGCTCACCATCCGGCGCGGGCAATGCACGATACCTTCTACGTGAGTGAGGGCACCGTGCTACGTACACATACGTCGCCGGTACAGGTGCGAGTGATGGAAAGTAGCGAACCGCCGCTGAAGCTGATTTGCCCCGGTCGTGTGTATCGTTGTGACTCCGACCTGACTCATACGCCGATGTTTCATCAGGTTGAGGGGCTGTTGGTAGACAAAGAAAGCAGTTTTGCCGACCTGAAGGGTATGCTCGAATCGTTTCTGCGCGCCTTCTTTGAAAAGGACCTGGCCGTCCGCTTTCGGCCCTCGTATTTCCCTTTTACTGAACCTTCAGCGGAAGTCGATATTCAGTGCGTAATGTGTGGTGGAGACGGTTGCCGGGTATGTAGCCACACTGGCTGGATTGAAATTTTGGGCTGCGGAATGGTCCACCCCAAAGTCTTTGAATACTCCAAAATCGATCCGGAACAATACTCAGGCTTTGCCTTTGGTATCGGCGTAGAGCGCTTGGCAATGTTGCGTTATGGGGTGAATGACCTGCGATTATTTTTCGAGAACGACCTGCAGTTCCTCGGGCAGTTTAACTAGCGATTTCTCTGGCGCGCAGGCTGTAGCCTGCAACGGTAGACAGTGATAACGGATAGAGCATGAAATTCAGTGAGCAGTGGTTACGGGAATGGGTGAATCCGGGCATCGACAGCGATGACCTGTCGGCGCAGCTGACAATGGCTGGGCTTGAGGTTGACGCTATGGAGCCCGTTGCCGGCGCGTTTACCGGCGTGGTAGTCGCAGAAATTGTTGATGCGCAGCAACACCCTGATGCCGATAAGTTGCGTGTTTGTCAGGTCAGCGACGGTGAGCAGCGATATCAAATTGTTTGTGGGGCATCCAACGCCCGCCCGGGAATAAAAATTCCCATGGCGAAGGTTGGGGCTGTGCTGCCTGGCGATTTCAAAATCAAGAAAGCCAAGCTGCGCGGTGTGGAGTCCTTCGGCATGCTGTGCGCTGAGCAAGAGCTGGGTATGGCTGAACAGTCCGATGGCCTTATGGAGCTGCCCAGTGATGCGCCTCTGGGTGACGACATGCGTCATTACCTTGGCCTAGATGATCGGCTGTTTGAGCTGGGGTTGACCCCAAACCGGGCAGACTGCCTCAGTATTCGTGGGGTGGCCCGCGAAGTGGCTGCTCTGAATACCATGCCGTTTGCCGAGCCCGCACAGGCGGCAGCGCCTGTTGCGATTGCCGACGTGCCGTCGGTCTCTATTGCTGCGCCAGCGGATTGTGCGCGCTATGCGGCACGTATTGTACGCGGGATTCGTCCCGGCGTGGAAAGCCCGCTATGGTTGCAAGAGAAACTGCGCCGCAGTGGCGTGCGCAGCATTGACGCGGTAGTGGATATCACCAATTTTGTCATGCTGGAGCTGGGGCAGCCCATGCATGCTTTCGATTTGTCTACGCTGTCCGGTGGCATTTGTGTGCGTCATGCCGTCGAAGGGGAGTCGCTGGA includes:
- the infC gene encoding translation initiation factor IF-3, with the protein product MINQDIEASEVRLIDAEGNQVGIVPLSQALTAAQEAELDLVQIADSDPVVCKIMDYGKHVFEAKKQQAAARKNQVRTQVKEIKFRPGTDDGDYQVKLRNLIRFLEHGDKAKVTLRYRGREMAHQELGMQLLQRVEADLAEYGAVEQYPKMEGRQLTMVIAPKKKKQ
- the rpmI gene encoding 50S ribosomal protein L35, producing MPKVKVHSGAAKRFKKTGSGYKRKSAHKSHILTKMTTKRKRQLRGTSAVHKSDKVLVDRMLRAI
- the rplT gene encoding 50S ribosomal protein L20 translates to MPRVKRGVTAHRRHKKILKQAKGYYGARSRIYRVAKQAVIKAGQYAYRDRRVKKRTFRALWITRINAASRANGLTYSRLIAGLKKAEIGLDRRVLADLAVHDKEAFAAVVERAKTALA
- the pheS gene encoding phenylalanine--tRNA ligase subunit alpha, with amino-acid sequence MENLEALAAEAAAKIAAAEEGRALEQLRVDYLGKKGQITELLKGLGKLSAEERPAAGAEINRVKQTLAEQIAERKAALESAAIAAKLAAETIDVTLPGRGQQLGGLHPVTLTIARISEFFGGIGFDVAEGPEIEDDYHNFEALNIPAHHPARAMHDTFYVSEGTVLRTHTSPVQVRVMESSEPPLKLICPGRVYRCDSDLTHTPMFHQVEGLLVDKESSFADLKGMLESFLRAFFEKDLAVRFRPSYFPFTEPSAEVDIQCVMCGGDGCRVCSHTGWIEILGCGMVHPKVFEYSKIDPEQYSGFAFGIGVERLAMLRYGVNDLRLFFENDLQFLGQFN